From a region of the Bacteroidota bacterium genome:
- a CDS encoding endonuclease, whose product MTWIGYRLILLISILIPSMSMAGGNINNDSFSKSKKILLEKVYFDHRETFYCGCIFNKDKSIIPSDKYTSKRSNKRAQRIEWEHVVPAEAFGRSFPQWRDGHESCVDRKGRAFKGRNCARKVSNEFRLMEADLYNLVPALGEINGDRSNYSYAEIPGEPREYGACDFEVQDRKVEPAPEIRGDIARTYFYMDQAYPGHGIISKKNQRLFEVWSAQDPVDAWECERAQRIKAIQGNINPFVIRECKE is encoded by the coding sequence ATGACCTGGATCGGATATCGACTCATATTATTAATTTCCATATTGATACCTTCAATGTCCATGGCTGGAGGGAATATCAATAATGATTCATTTTCCAAATCCAAGAAGATATTGTTGGAAAAGGTTTATTTTGATCACCGGGAAACGTTCTATTGTGGCTGCATTTTCAATAAAGACAAATCAATCATCCCTTCTGACAAATACACCTCGAAGCGGAGCAACAAACGGGCTCAAAGGATTGAATGGGAGCATGTCGTTCCGGCGGAGGCATTTGGCCGATCATTTCCCCAATGGCGTGATGGCCATGAAAGTTGTGTGGATCGGAAGGGTAGGGCGTTCAAAGGCAGGAACTGTGCCCGGAAGGTTTCAAACGAATTTCGCCTCATGGAGGCGGATCTATACAATCTTGTACCGGCATTAGGTGAAATAAACGGAGATCGTTCAAACTACAGTTACGCAGAAATACCTGGTGAACCCCGTGAGTATGGGGCGTGTGATTTTGAGGTCCAGGACCGAAAAGTGGAACCAGCTCCAGAGATAAGGGGGGACATTGCCCGGACCTATTTTTATATGGATCAGGCTTACCCTGGTCATGGGATCATATCAAAGAAAAACCAGAGACTTTTTGAAGTCTGGTCCGCCCAGGACCCGGTTGACGCCTGGGAGTGTGAACGAGCCCAGAGGATCAAAGCTATTCAGGGGAATATAAATCCGTTTGTGATAAGAGAGTGCAAAGAATAG